One Alistipes sp. ZOR0009 genomic region harbors:
- a CDS encoding C45 family peptidase yields MKKVLKYVSIGLLAILLLVAGAITVLYLSADMGTPEVSVNLNAYPVSDTNGVRTCKGSYLRQSESGLWEAYLQGDPLSRGVSMGRLSQDLLFYQEKVFVDQIKEIVPSDSYLKFLRFFTIIFNRNLGEYIPDEYRREIYGISLSCTNEYNFIGTPYERQLNYHAAHDIGHTMQEYMLVGCSSFAVWDGKSQDSSLLVGRNFDFYVGDDFAKNKLISFVNPSSGYKFASVGWAGMVGVLSGMNEAGLTVTINAAKGDIPTSAAMPISILVREILQYASTIKEAYAIAQKRHTFVSESILIGSAKDGRAAIIEKTPSQIGLFESGSDRIICTNHYQSDTFKSDPKNLENIATTDSPYRYKRLQTLLSDSKPLNPTSAAKILRDRLGVNGEDIGLCNEKSLNQSIGHHSVIFKPKEGLMWVSTSPWQSGKMVCYNLKKIFAKPDFSRELADSKLTIAADTAFIQHDYARVVAFRSLAKQVKKSIGSSIPLNADSLGRLLAVNPNMYHTYELLGNYYHHFGQFEKARVYWQKALGKEIPRVNERKAIEKKIKELGK; encoded by the coding sequence ATGAAAAAGGTTTTAAAATATGTGTCTATAGGTTTGCTGGCAATTTTGTTGCTAGTGGCGGGAGCTATTACGGTTCTTTATTTAAGCGCCGATATGGGAACACCCGAGGTGTCGGTAAACCTAAATGCGTACCCGGTATCGGATACCAATGGCGTGCGCACCTGCAAGGGAAGTTACCTGCGCCAGAGTGAAAGTGGTTTATGGGAGGCCTACCTTCAGGGCGATCCGTTGAGCAGAGGTGTCTCCATGGGACGTCTATCTCAAGATCTGCTCTTCTACCAGGAGAAGGTGTTTGTTGATCAAATTAAGGAGATTGTTCCCTCTGATAGCTACCTTAAGTTCCTTCGCTTCTTCACCATTATTTTCAACCGGAATTTGGGCGAATATATCCCCGACGAGTACCGAAGGGAGATCTACGGCATATCGCTATCGTGCACCAACGAGTATAACTTTATTGGTACACCCTACGAGCGGCAGCTCAACTACCATGCGGCACACGATATTGGCCACACCATGCAGGAGTATATGCTGGTAGGATGTAGCTCGTTTGCGGTTTGGGATGGCAAGAGCCAAGACTCCTCGCTGCTGGTTGGCCGCAATTTCGACTTCTATGTTGGCGATGATTTTGCCAAGAATAAGCTAATCTCCTTCGTAAATCCTAGCAGCGGCTACAAGTTTGCATCGGTTGGCTGGGCTGGAATGGTAGGGGTGCTGTCGGGTATGAACGAGGCAGGACTTACCGTTACCATCAATGCTGCTAAGGGGGATATACCCACCTCGGCCGCCATGCCTATATCTATTCTTGTACGCGAGATTCTTCAGTATGCCTCAACCATCAAGGAGGCGTATGCAATAGCCCAAAAGCGCCATACCTTTGTGTCGGAGTCTATCCTTATAGGTTCGGCAAAAGATGGTAGGGCGGCAATAATAGAGAAGACGCCATCGCAAATAGGGCTATTCGAGAGTGGGAGCGATAGGATTATATGCACCAACCACTACCAGTCGGATACCTTTAAGAGCGATCCTAAGAACTTGGAGAATATAGCAACCACCGATAGCCCTTACCGCTATAAGCGCCTCCAAACGCTTTTGTCGGATAGTAAGCCGCTAAACCCCACCTCTGCAGCTAAGATTCTGAGGGATAGGTTGGGCGTAAACGGCGAGGATATTGGGCTGTGCAACGAGAAGTCGTTAAACCAATCTATCGGTCACCACTCCGTTATATTTAAGCCCAAGGAGGGGCTAATGTGGGTATCCACCTCGCCTTGGCAGTCGGGGAAGATGGTATGCTACAACCTAAAGAAGATATTCGCTAAGCCCGACTTTAGCCGTGAGCTGGCCGATAGCAAGCTTACCATTGCGGCCGATACCGCTTTTATCCAGCACGACTATGCACGGGTGGTGGCATTCCGTTCGTTGGCAAAGCAGGTAAAGAAGTCGATTGGCAGCAGCATACCGTTAAACGCCGATTCGCTTGGTAGGCTGCTGGCTGTTAACCCTAACATGTACCATACCTACGAGCTGCTTGGGAACTACTACCACCATTTCGGCCAGTTCGAAAAGGCAAGAGTCTACTGGCAGAAAGCCCTAGGTAAGGAGATTCCCCGTGTAAACGAGCGTAAGGCTATTGAGAAAAAAATTAAAGAGCTAGGCAAATGA
- a CDS encoding phenylacetate--CoA ligase family protein produces the protein MRKDQHIQFLTPQEIKRYQEACLKEELSYLQANSAFYSRMFREHKVDISTITCIEDLAQLPVTTKRDLQLYNDDFICVDRGQIIDYVTTSGTLGDPVTFALTDGDLDRLAYNEYLSFTTAGCTNGDIIQLMTTIDRRFMAGLAYFLGARELGAGVIRVGNGIPELQWDTIRRNRPSCCIVVPSFLLKLMDYAEANGIDYLNSPLKKAICIGESLRNNDFTLNTLGKRISERWPTLTLHSTYASTEMQSSFTECECHNGGHHQPELIIVEFLDDNNRPVKEGEAGEVTITTLGVKGMPLLRFKTGDICYHTTEKCSCGRQTMRLSPVLGRKGQMIKYKGTTLYPSALYDVLDNIPEVVNYLVEVYTNAIGTDAILVKVGSESQSDELVKHIKDSFRSKVRVAPDIVFEPIESIAKKQLPKMSRKAIKFVDFRDKTEI, from the coding sequence ATGAGAAAGGATCAACATATACAGTTTTTGACTCCTCAGGAGATAAAGCGCTACCAGGAGGCTTGCCTTAAGGAGGAGCTGAGCTACCTTCAGGCCAATTCGGCGTTTTACTCGCGCATGTTTCGCGAGCATAAGGTGGATATTAGCACGATAACCTGCATAGAGGATCTAGCCCAGCTGCCGGTTACCACCAAGCGCGACCTGCAGCTTTATAACGACGACTTTATCTGTGTGGATAGGGGGCAGATCATCGACTACGTAACCACATCGGGTACGCTTGGCGATCCCGTAACCTTTGCCCTTACCGATGGCGATCTCGACCGCTTGGCCTACAACGAGTATCTCTCCTTCACAACGGCTGGCTGCACCAACGGTGATATCATCCAGCTGATGACCACCATAGACCGCCGCTTTATGGCAGGGCTAGCCTACTTTCTTGGGGCTAGGGAGCTGGGTGCTGGCGTAATTCGTGTAGGAAACGGCATACCCGAGCTGCAGTGGGATACCATTAGGCGTAACCGCCCCAGCTGCTGCATTGTGGTACCCTCGTTTCTGCTTAAGCTGATGGATTATGCCGAGGCTAACGGGATAGACTATCTCAACAGCCCGCTAAAGAAGGCCATCTGCATTGGCGAGTCGCTTCGTAACAACGACTTTACGCTCAATACCCTTGGTAAGCGTATCAGCGAGCGCTGGCCTACGCTAACGCTGCATTCCACCTACGCTTCTACCGAAATGCAGTCGTCGTTTACCGAGTGCGAGTGCCACAACGGGGGGCACCATCAGCCCGAGCTTATAATTGTAGAGTTCCTCGACGATAACAACCGACCTGTAAAGGAGGGCGAGGCAGGCGAGGTTACCATCACCACGCTAGGCGTTAAGGGAATGCCCCTGCTCCGGTTTAAGACCGGGGATATCTGCTACCATACCACCGAGAAGTGCAGCTGCGGACGTCAAACCATGCGGTTAAGTCCAGTGCTAGGCCGAAAGGGGCAGATGATTAAGTATAAGGGCACGACCCTCTACCCGTCGGCGCTGTACGACGTGCTCGATAACATCCCCGAGGTGGTTAACTATCTCGTTGAGGTGTACACCAACGCCATAGGCACCGATGCCATTCTGGTAAAGGTAGGCAGCGAAAGCCAGTCGGACGAGCTGGTGAAGCATATCAAGGATTCCTTTAGATCCAAGGTGCGCGTGGCTCCTGATATTGTGTTTGAGCCGATTGAAAGTATTGCAAAAAAGCAGCTGCCTAAGATGAGCAGGAAAGCAATAAAATTTGTAGATTTCCGAGATAAAACTGAGATTTAA